The following proteins come from a genomic window of Crassostrea angulata isolate pt1a10 chromosome 1, ASM2561291v2, whole genome shotgun sequence:
- the LOC128168804 gene encoding tachykinin-like peptides receptor 99D, whose translation MMSGDDLNLTCHTWVKDYLPRDRNITLELANQILVARLIGGVIFLAILIVIGLVGNAHVIYVYTRKFKNSNYRIYVLWLAILDIFNCSVSAPLVIIYLCNAVTFQSEVFCKIYRFILYFASICSTCALVVIAIDRCRKVTRPLGTQITTSQARLMCAACLGISLLLSWPALLLYGITDEPTGIPGLMGFRCLASGKTLQHLALFHIFHILFFLAVSSALIGIYVVIGRKIYVHTYFRDSVQTGSVQFAEESPQVKPKNENRPSPISQATLKRTTGTLFTVTLAYILSAIPHHVLSVIFFVNPAFDCSMTLIGGQFYYTFVWSYFINSAINPFIYSFRDSKFRHEVKKMYGLIM comes from the exons ATGATGTCCGGCGATGACCTTAACCTTACTTGCCACACTTGGGTCAAGGACTATCTCCCTAGAGACAGGAACATCACTCTTGAGTTAGCCAATCAGATATTAGTGGCGCGCTTGATTGGCGGGGTCATATTTCTGGCAATTCTAATTGTGATTGGCTTGGTTGGAAATGCCCATGTGATCTACGTGTACACCcgaaaattcaaaaattcaaattaccgGATATATGTGTTATGGTTGGCTATTCTGGACATATTTAACTGTTCTGTCAGCGCACCTTTGGTGATCATCTACCTGTGTAACGCCGTCACTTTTCAGTCTGAGGTCTTCTGTAAAATCTACAGGTTTATTCTGTATTTTGCCTCGATCTGTTCAACGTGTGCCCTTGTTGTTATTGCGATCGATCGATGCCGGAAGGTGACACGCCCACTGGGGACCCAGATTACCACCTCTCAGGCCCGGCTGATGTGTGCGGCGTGTCTGGGGATAAGTTTACTGCTGTCGTGGCCCGCTCTGCTCCTGTACGGAATCACCGACGAACCCACGGGAATTCCAGGATTAATG GGTTTCCGATGCCTGGCTAGTGGTAAAACACTGCAACATCTGGCTCTGTTCCACATATTTCATATTCTATTCTTCCTCGCCGTATCGTCTGCTCTCATCGGTATCTATGTCGTCATAGGGCGGAAAATTTACGTGCACACCTATTTCCGGGATAGCGTGCAGACGGGATCGGTCCAGTTTGCAGAGGAGTCTCCACAAGTAAAGCCCAAAAACGAGAACCGGCCCTCGCCCATCTCCCAGGCGACGCTGAAGCGGACCACGGGGACGCTGTTTACCGTGACCTTGGCCTATATACTGAGCGCCATTCCACATCACGTGTTGTCGGTGATATTCTTTGTGAACCCTGCGTTTGACTGCTCCATGACGCTGATCGGCGGTCAGTTTTACTATACTTTCGTGTGGTCCTATTTCATCAACAGCGCCATCAACCCATTCATTTACAGTTTCCGGGATTCTAAATTCCGACATgaagtgaaaaaaatgtacGGTCTGATCATGTGA